CGGGCGAGATGCTCCAGGGCGCTCAAACCGATCCCGATACCGTCGCACGCATCCGCGCGGCAGTCGTTGCCCAGCAGCCCTTCACAGAGAACATCCTCAACTACAGCCGCGCTGGCGAGCCCTACTGGATCAACATCGATTGCAATCCCTTGACGGACGCCGACGGCCAGGTCTACGGCTTCATGGCCATCGAGTCCGACATCACAGCGCAGAAACGGGCCGAGGATGCCCTGCAGCTGAGTAACTTGCGCCTGCGCAGCCTGTTTGAGCTGTCGCCCTTGGGGATTGCCCTGAATGACATGGCGAGCGGCGATTTCATTGAGGTCAATGACGCCCTGATCACGCCGACGGATTACAGTCGGGAGGAATTCCTCGCGCTGAGCTACTGGGATCTCACCCCGATGGATTACGCGGACCAGGAGCAGGTCCAGCTCGAGAGCCTGAAGTCCACCGGCCGCTACGGTCCCTACGAGAAGGAGTACATCCGCAAGGACGGCAGCCGCTACCCGGTGCTGCTGAACGGGGTGACGATCGAGGATCCCGGTGGCACCCGCATCTGGTCCATCATCCAGGACATCTCCGAGCGCAAGCGCGTCGAGATGGCGATTCGCGACCAGGCCCAGCAGACCCAGGCCATTGTCGATAACATCGTCGATGGCATCATCACCATTGATCGCGAGGGAATGATCGCCTCGGCCAATCCGGCGGCGCTGAGAATCTTCGATTATCCCCCCGAGGACGTGATTGGAGAGCATGTTGGAATGTTGATGCCCGAGTCCCAGGGGCGCGCCCACGACAGCTACATACGCAATTTCCTGGCCACCGGAGTAGCCCGGGCCGTTGGTCTCAGCAGGGAGATGGAAGGTCGGCGTCGCGACGGGACCATCTTCCCGATTGAGCTCGCGGTCTCCGAGGTCAGTTGCCAGGACCAGCCGATGTTCATCGGCATGGTACGCGACATCACCGAGCGTAAGCGGGTGGAACGGATGAAGAGTGAATTCGTTTCGACGGTCAGCCATGAACTGCGCACGCCCCTGACCTCGATTTCCGGCTCCCTGGGTCTGCTGCTCGGGGGTGCCATGGGCGAGCTGCCGGAGACCATGCGCCCGCTGCTTGAGATCGCGCACAAGAACAGCCAACGCTTGAGCTACATGATCAACGACCTGCTCGACATGGAGAAGATCGCGGCCGGCAAGATGCAGTTCGACCTGCAAGAGACCGCCCTGATGCCCCTGGTGGAGCAGGCGGTGAGCGCCAACCTGACCTATGGCGAGGCACGTGGGGTGCGCCTTGAGCTGACCGAGCGGATTGCCGAGGAGATCGCGGTGCGGGTCGACAGCCAGCGCTTGCAGCAGGTCCTGGCCAATTTTCTCTCCAATGCCGCCAAGTTCTCGCCCGACGGCAGCACCGTCGAGATCGGCGTGCGGCTGCGCGACACCTGCGCCAGGATCTGGGTGCGGGATCGGGGACCCGGCATTCCGCGGGAATTCCGTTCCCGGATTTTCCAGAAGTTCTCTCAGGCCGACGCCTCCGACACCCGACAGCGGGGTGGCACCGGGCTGGGGTTGGCCATCACCAAGGAGCTGATGGAGCGCATGGGCGGCGCGGTCGGTTTCGAGTCGGTTGTCGGCGAGGGGGCCACCTTCTGGGCCGACCTGCCAGTCATGGCGCACGGCTTAGCGGGGGCGCAACCGTCGCCGGACCCGGACCATCCCACCGATGGACCGCCGGTTCTGGTGGTGGAAGACGATCCCGACGTTGCCCAGTTGCTGAGCCTGATGCTGACCCGGGCCGGCTACCAAAGCCAGATCGCGACCAGTGGCGAGGAGGCCTTGCGCATCCTGGGCGAAGCGGACCTAGCCGCCATGACGCTGGACTTGCAACTGCCCGGCATCCATGGTCTGGAAGTCATCCGACAGGTGCGTCAAAATCCCCGCACGGCGGAACTGCCGATCATCGTGATTTCCGCCAGCGTGGCCGAGGGCAAGCTGGCCATTGACGGGGATTTGTCCTTCGTCGAGTGGCTCCCCAAGCCGCTCGACGACCAGCGTCTGGTATCCGTCCTGGCACAGGCATTGCCTGATGACCGGGTGGGTCATCCGCGCATTCTCCATATTGAAGACGACCTGGATTTGCACCAAGTGGTCAAAATCATGGTCGGCCATCGCTACCAGTTCGACCATGCGGCGACCCTGGCCGAGGCACGCGCCCTGTTGGCCGGGATGGAGTACGATCTGGCGATTCTGGATCTGAACCTGCCCGATGGCTCGGGCTGGGAGTTGCTGCCGCTGATTCGTCGCCAATCATCCCGGCCACAGATCCTGATCCTGTCGAGTATGGAGGTATCGCGAAACGAGGCGGAGCAGGTCGAGGCGGTTCTGCTGAAATCCCAGATCACGCCAACAACGCTGCTCAACGCGCTTGGCGGTCGCATTCGAAGACATCAGGAAGCATCCTCATGAGCGAATTACAACGCGTTCTCTGCGTCGAGGACGAGCCCGACATTCAAACCGTGGCCAAGATCGCCCTGGAAGCGGTGGGTGGTTTCACCGTCAAGATTTGTTCCTCTGGGGAGGAGGCACTGGCTGCGGCGGAAGACTTCGACCCCGACATGATCCTGCTCGACGTCATGATGCCCGGGATGGATGGTCCGTCCACGCTCGCGGCCCTGCGCCAGCGCCCGGCACTGGCGCAGACGCCTGTGGTCTTCATGACCGCCAAGGTGCAGCCCCAAGAGGTCGCGCAGTTCAAGTCCCTTGGCGCGCTGGACGTCATTCCCAAACCTTTCGAGCCCATGCAACTGGCCAATCAGGTGCGCGCCCTCTGGGATGAATCGTATGACTGATGTCCAGATCAACCTGGCCGCTGAACTCGCCAGGATTGGCGAGGACTATGCGCAACGGGTGCGCGGCGAGCTGGCCGAATTAACCCAGTTGGCCGCTCGTCTCGAGAGCGAGGTGGATGTGCGCCCGTTCCTTGAGAGGTTGCACCCGCGTCTGCACCGCATCGCGGGCTCAGGAGGCTCGTTCGGCTTCAAGACGCTAAGCAAGGCGGCGCGCGATCTCGAGGTCGAGGCGAACGGATGGCTGAGCCAAGACGCTGTAACGCTCGATCTCGCCCAGCGACGACGATTCGCCAAAGAGGTTGCCGCGCTGGCGAACCGTCTCACGCAACGCGAGGCGGCGCCGACTCAGGCGGTGGCGCAGGCGCCGAGCGCCAAGACGACGGTATCCGGCAACGGCGGCAAGGTCGCCGTCTGGCTGGTCGAAGATGAGATTCCGCTGGGTGAGCATATCGTCCATCTGCTTGGGCAGTTTGGCTACCAGCCGCGCCTCTATACCCGGTTCGATGCGGTCGCCGCCGCCGTCCAGGATGAATGCCCGGATTGTTTGGTGATGGACCCGCGTTTCACCGAGGAGGATCTGGGCGCGGTCGAAGCGCTCATGGCCAGCCCAAGCTTTCAGGCGTTAAACTGCCCTGTTATTTTCGTGTCTGCCAGTGGCGACTTTCCGTCGCGCATGCGCGCCGCGCGGCTCGGAGCCGATGGCTTTATGTTAAAGCCGCTCGATATCCCGCGTCTTGTGGATCGGATCGGACGCATTCTGGAAGAACGCCACGCGGCTCCCTATCGGATTTTGGTCGTGGATGACGACCTGGATCTGGCCGAGCATCTTCGTCTGGTGCTGAGTGCGGATGGCATGGATGTGGAGGTCTTAAGCGAGCCAGAGCAGGTCATCGAGGCGGTTGCGACCTTCCACCCGGAACTGGTCCTGATGGACATGCACATGCCCGACTACTCGGGTCCCGAGTTGGCCACCGTGATTCGCCACCACGATGACTTGCTTGGCCTGCCCATCGTTTATCTGTCCGCCGAGCAAGACCGCAAAAAGCAGATCCAGGCCCTGCGCAGCGGCGCGGACGATTTTCTCACCAAGCCGATTTCGGACGCCGAACTGGTGGCGGCGGTCAGAGTACGCGCCGCGCGTTTCCGCCAGTTGGCCAATCTGATGACCAAGGACAGCCTGACTGGGTTGCTCAAGCACGCGCACATCAAAGAGGGCATTGTTCGGGAGCTTGCCCGTGCCCAACGCACCGACCATCCGCTGGCGGTGGCCATGCTGGACATCGACCATTTCAAACAGGTCAACGACAGCTATGGGCACGCCGTCGGCGATCGCGTGATCATGGCCCTAGCCCACCTGCTCAAGCAGCGTTTACGCAAGTCCGATGGCATCGGGCGCTATGGTGGGGAAGAGTTCGTGGTGATTCTTCCCGATTGCAATCTCCAAGTGGCGCAAAGCGTGTTGGAAGATATTCGCGCGCGCTTTGAAGTGCTGCCATTTCTGCACAACGATCATGAGTTTCGCTGCACCCTGTCCGCCGGCATCGCCTCAACACTGGAGTACCCTGATGCCGATGATGGACAATTGCTCATCGCGGCGGATCAGGCCCTCTATGCGGCCAAGCATGCCGGGCGCAATCGAGTCCATGTCAGCCAATCTATGTGATGCCGAAACCTCCTAGGTTTCAAGGGCTTAATTGAACCTGTAGTAACTTCTCAATCTCTCATGGCACCACACCCGCCGCAGTGGCGCGCTCGCGAATGATGTCAGGCAATGGCGGGATGTTGTGATGCCCTTCGATGCGATCGCCGAGGTAGCCCCAGAAGGAGATGCCGAGCTTGCGACAGGTCTTTTTCAAACTGGCAAATCCTTCACGACAGCGTCTACCCAGGTCGCTGCGAGTACCGCCGCTAATCTTGCGCCACTTCACATAGCCGCGGATGTCGCCTTCGGAACCGTTGGTATATAGCACAATCTCCGGGCGTTGGAGCACCAGCAGCAGTTTCTGCTTGTGCCGATGCAGGCGCTTGAGCGTCTGATTGAGGGTGGCAAAGGAGGTGTGCTGGGTGAAAATGGTCTCAAAGCGCGCCTCAAGCGCCGGCGCCAATGCGGGATCGGGATTGCGCTGATAGGCCTTGAGGTCGGCATACAAATTCCAGATCTCCCGATGCACCCGCTCTTGATCCTGGCGGTGCTGGTCATTGAGTGCGATGAGCTTATGCACTGATATGTTTTGACCTGTCACTTTTTGGTAGTGACTATTGCTTAACCACCTCTTCTTCTTTGTCTTTTTCCGAAAACGTTGTTCTGACAACTGCTCGTCGGTGTAGACTGAAAAGTCACATACTCCCATCGGAGAGAGACGATGATGGCTCAGTCTGACCTTCAAAAAGAGCTGAGGTTTTCGGAAGCCCGCTACCGCCGCCTATTTGAGGCTGCGCAGGACGGAATTCTGCTTCTGAACGCTAATACAGCGGAGATCGAAGACGTCAACCCGTTCCTGATGGACCTGCTGGACTATTCTCATGATGAATTTCTGGGTAAGAAACTGTGGGAAATCGGGGCCTTCAAAGACACGAGCTTGAGCAAAGATTCTTTTCTCGAACTTCAGATGAAGCATTACATCCGATACGACGATCTGCCGCTGGAGACAAAGGACGGCAGGCGGATTTCAGTTGAATTTGTCAGTAATCTGTGCGAGTGCGACGGCATCGACGTCATTCAGTGCAACATCCGCGACAACACCAAGCGCCATATTGCGGAAATGATGTTGAGAGCGACGGCCAGAGAGCTTCAAATGTTGAGTGAAAGCAACATTGCGTTGCTCAACGCCAAGACGGAAAATGAGTTGTATGACGAGTATTGCCGGATCGCTGTCGAAACAGGAGGCTATCGCATGGCCTGGGTAGGCCTTGCGGATCAAGGTCCAGATCAGCGCATCATACCCTTGGCATTTTCCGGCAGCGAAGCAGGCTATTTGCAGCTTGCAGACATCTCATGGGCCGATACCGAGCGTGGCAATGGTCCCGTCGGCCGTTGCATTCGCACCGGGGAGGCCCAGGTCGTCGAAGATATTTCGACCGATCCTGTGATGGCACCTTGGCGAACCGAAGCCTTGCGACGGGGCTATCGTTCGATCATCGCAGTACCGTTTCGACTCCCCGATGCAACGATGGCCTGTCTGGCACTCTACGGCGCAACCAGTGATCTGTGGTCAGCGCCGGAACGGAAACTGTTGCAGGGGATGTCCGATGACCTTGTCTTTGGGGTCGGCACCCTTCGGATGGCGATTGCACGGACGCAGTTTCAAGAATCCCTGCGCTCCAGTTTGGAACAAACGATTCAGGTCGTGGCCGGCACGATTGCCGAGAAGGATCTCTATACCGCGGGCCATCAACGGCGTGTGGCACACCTAAGCGCTCGAATCGCGACCGACTTGGGGCTGCCTGCTGATCGTGTCCACGCCCTTCACTTAGCCGCGACGATCCACGATCTAGGAAAGATTGGCATTCCAGCAGAGATCCTTGCCAAGCCGAGACACTTGAGCGCCATGGAGTTTGGGTTGGTTAAAGAGCATCCGCAAATCGGCTTCAATATTCTCAAAGACGTCGTTTTTCCATGGCCCATTGCCGAGATGATCTTGCAACACCACGAGCGCATTGATGGCTCCGGCTATCCCCGTGGGCTAAAGGGCGATGACATGCTACTGGAGGCGAAAATTCTCGGAGTGGCCGACGCTGTCGAGGCGATGGCGTCTCATCGCCCTTACCGCGCGGCATTAGGGATCGAGGCAGCTCTGTCTGAAGTTTCCTCGCTACGCGGTGTGGCTTTTGACGCCGATGTAGTGGACGTCTGCTTGCGACTATTCCGCGAGCAGGGATATGAGATTGTCGATTAGACGTGTCGCCGGATCGTTGCCAATTCGGCAGTGTGCGGATCGGTTGCTGACCATCCGCAGGCTTCAATGGTCGCCGCGGGTATGGCTCTTCATCGCCGAATCTTGACGCCGACTGAGTGGTCACTCAACGTCTGGTGATAGCCGAGAGCTGTAAGTCGGCTCCCTGCCGACGAGGGTCTGCTTCCTGTCCCACTGCGGACGCAATGGGTGGAGGGCGCGACCGTCCGCTGTTGGCCGCTATTTGAAGCTTCACATAGCGGCCAGTATGTGTAGCTACAAACTATGTGAAGTTCGGTGAAATTTTTTACCCAGCCATTGCGCGGTTGCTGGCTTTGAGGCGCGGCGTGCGACACGAGAACTTCACATAGTCTGTCGATTTTCTGAAGTGTTGTGAGTAACTTCAACTTCAGTCAGGCGTGCACTTCAAGGACATTGCACTCTACCTCGAGTATGAAACACTGACCACGACGCATCAGTATGTTGAGGCGAATATGGCCATGAAGGAACAAGCGCTCGCGCGCCTGCAAGAGCCAACCGCCGTAGTTCCTTCCCGTTTCCAGCCAACTGACGCGCTACGCCAGTTCCTGGAGAACCTGTAACTATGTGAAAAATGGGCTGGCTCCAACGCAGGTCAGCCCAGCAATCAGCATCCGAACTTCACATAGTTTGTAGCTCCACATAGTGGCCGACTGCTGCCATCCGGCGGGCCTCGCTGCTCGCGCAACAATGAATTCGGTAGCAAATGCTGCGGCGGAATCCTGCGGTGTCAGTGCGGATTTTTCTGAGCATCGGCGGCGCGAAAACCTCAAGTAAGACGCGTAGTCCAAGCCGACCTCCTTTGCTGGCTGTGTTAAAGAACGGCGCCGTCGGGGACGCCATTTGCCAGGGAACATCCGCTTCCTCCATGAGCAACCCAGAATCACCCCGATTTCACCGAGATTTCACTGTCGCTTCAGACGCCTGCATCCGGGCAAGCTATGTTCCCACAGCAACCCGACTGATGCAGGTTTCCGATGCGCCAAGTACTTCGTTCCAGTCTCCCTTGCCTGCTGGCCCTGAGCGGACCGGCGGCGAATGCAACTCTTCCTCTTCCGCCTGATCTCGCCGATCTCTCAGCCCCGCTGGAGGCCTCGATCCAGCTGCCCGGCAGCGGTGTGCAGATGCTGCAACTGCAAGACCGGGTCGCCTTTCTCAGCGGCAACGGTCGCTATGCCTTCACCGGCGATGCCTGGGATCTGTGGCATGGCGAACAACTGACATCGGTCCGCCAGGCGCAGGTACTCGCCAGCCGGGTCGATCTCAATCGACTCGGGCTTGACCCAGCGGACCTGGGCGCCATCAACCTCGGCTCCCTGGGTACCGACACGCAACCCACCTGGGTCTTCATCGATCCACTGTGCTCGGCCTGCCAGGAACTGCTCGAGCGTCTCGCGCAAACCGGGACCCCGGCGCACGTCATTCCACTCCCACTCGGCGGCGCTGAATCGGCCCAGGCCGCGCGTCGTCTGCTCTGCGCGCCATCAACCCACGCCGCCCGATCCGCGTTGCTGGATCACTCCTGGTCCGACCTGCCCGCAGCGACGCCCGACTGCGACACCCAACCCCTGGTCAGAGCACTGATCACCGCGCGGCTGCTGGGGATCGATTCCGTCCCGACCTTGATTGCCCCGGACGGGCGCATCCATCGCGGACTCCCCAAGAACTTGACCGTCTGGCTGGAAGGAGCGCAGCCATGAGAAGGCGCTCCGGCGTTCTCTCCGCGCTGGTCCTCATGCCCCTGTGCCTTTCCGGCTGCGCGGGTGGTCTCGGTGCCAAGCGCTACGCCTGCGATGGTCTTCCCAGCCGCCCGTTGTGCCTGTCCACCGCCGAGATCTACACCCTGACCGATGGCAATGGCCCACCCCCAGCCGAGCGCCGACTGCAACAGGAGAAAGCCCGATGATCCGCGTTCGTCAACTCCATCATTCCCTTCTCGCCGTCCTGATCAGCACAGCGCTCTCAGGCTGCATCACGGCATTGCCGCGCCCCTCTGAAGAAGCCACCTCGGTAATCGTGGCAGGGGAGGGCGTTGTGCGCGAGAGACCTGCGGTCACTCCCAGCGGTAACCCATCGCCGAGCAAGTCAGCGCAGATGCCAGCGTCCGCCAAACAGCGCCCGCCAACCCCCGTCGCCGAATCCAACCCCACCCGCAAGCCTGCCCAAGTGATGCGCATCTGGATCGCCCCCTGGGAAGACAGCGCCGGCAATCTCCATGGCGCAAGTCACGTCTTCAGCGAGGTTGTTCCCCGTCGCTGGAGTCTGGCCTCGGACACCGACACGCCAGCAACCACCGTCCTCACACCCCTGCAAATCCAACCGCGCCAGGTTTCGACTTCCGAATCCGAGCGCAAACCCTAACCCAACCCAAGAAGGAGTTACCCATGACCACTGTCTCTAACCAAACGCAGTCCCCAACCAACCCCCTGTCTTCAAGCCCACTGCTGCACGCCGCCCTGATCGGTACGCCGCTGCTGGTGCTCTTGTTTCCCGACACCGCGCTGGCCGGCTCCGGCGGCACCGAGTTCCAGGCCACCTACGACATGCTGATCGGCTGGATGACCGGTCTGCTCGGCCGGATCATCGCGGTGGCCTTCATCATCGTCGGGCTGATCGCCGGTGTCGCGCGCCAGTCGATCATGTCCTTCGCCATCGGCATTTCGGCCGGTCTTGGCCTGTTCATGGCCCCCGACATCGTCGATGCGGTTGTTTCCGCCACCCTGCCCATCGTCTGAGCAACGCTTGCTGACTGACCGGCCCTTGTTAGGACCAAGGCGTGCCGAGCCTGGGCGGGAAACCGCCTCCCATGAATTCACAACCCGTTCCAATTCAAGAATTCAGCGAGGCCACTCCCACCATGCGACACCAACGAGGACCCAGACGCCGGCCATCCGCCGTGGCGGTGCTGGATGACCAAGGCCGCTTTCTCGCCCCCTGCAAACCGGCCCGTGCGCGTCAACTGATCACCCGCGGTCGCGCCTGGCTGCTGAGCGCGGAGCCGCCGCGGATTCAATTGACCGATCAGCCCCAGCAAGAGACCCCCGACCAGCCATGACCCATCCCGCCCGTCAGTTTCAGGGCGAGCGCGCAGCGAACCTGTTCAGCCCGCTCGCCTTCGCCCCCGATTGTTTTCTGTTCCACCACGACGACCAGACCCTGGGGTATGGCTTTCTCTGTACCCCCCTGGCCGGAGCTGATTCATCCTGTGCCGAGCGTCTCTCGGTCCTGCTCAACCAGGACTGGCCCGCCGGCACCCAGATGCAGGTGGCCCTCTGGTCCACCCCGGACATCGACCAAGCCCTGGCCGTCATGCTCGGACTGCGTCTGGATCTGGACGAGGGCGTTCTGCGCGAAGCCACCCAGGAGCGCGCCCAGTTTCTGCGCACCGGCGTGAGCGAGCCCATCATCCCCGGCACCGACGCGCGGGTGCGTGATCTGCGGGTCTTCGTCGGGGTGAAAGTGCCCATCGCCGCCATGCTGCCCAACGCGGCCGAGATCGCCCATACCAACGAGCATCGCGCCGAGACCGAGCAGATGCTCAGCACTGCCGGGCTGCGTCCGCAACCACTCACCGCTGAGCACTATGTCCGCCTGCTGGGTACCCTGCTCAACTGGGGCGAGGAAGCCTCCTGGCGCCATCGCATCGCCCCGGAGTGCGACCCGACTCGCATCCTGCGCGAGCAATTGCTCGATTACGACCATGCCTTGGAGGTCGATGCCGATGGGCTGACCCTTGGGGAGACCCGCGTGCAGGTGCTCTCCTGCAAGCGCTACCCGGATCAGGTCCACTTCGGCCTGGCAGCGCGCTATCTGGGCGATCCCCTGTCCGGCACCCGGGGCATTCGCCACAACGCCTTGGTCACGCTGAATCTGTATTTCCCCGACCAGGAACGCCTGCGCAGCCGCATGAAAGGCCAGCGCCAGTGGGCGACCAATACCGCCTATGGCCCGCTGGCCAAGTTTATGCCGGAACTGGTCTCGCGCAAGCAGGGGTTCGATGCCTTGTTCGCTGCCTTGGATCAGGGCGACCGCCCGGTGCAGTGTTATCTGAGCCTGGTGCTGTTTTCCTCTCCGGCCGAGGCGGCGGCGGTCGCTTCCAATGCCATCACCTACTGGCGCGAGCTTGGCTTTCAGCTGATGCGCGATCGCTACTTCGTGCTGCCCTTATTCCTGCAGGCCTTGCCCTTTGGCATGGACCGCCGGGCGATCCGCGACATGATGCGCTACCGCACCCTGGCGGCACGCCATGCGGTGACTCTGTTGCCGGTCTTTGGTGACTGGAAAGGCACGCCAACTCCCGTCGTCAATCTGCTCTCGCGCAGCGGACAGCTGATGGGGCTGTCGCTGTTTGATTCCACCAGCAACTACAACGCGGTGGTGGCGGCCAGTTCCGGAGCAGGGAAGAGCTTTTTCACCAATGAGCTGATTGCCTCTTCCCTCAGCGCCGGGGCGCGCTGCTGGATTGTCGATGTCGGGCGCAGTTATCAGAAACTCTGCGAGGCGCTGGGCGGACAGTTCATCGCCTTCAATGCCGCATCAGACATCTGCATCAATCCCTTCGAGCTAGTGCAGCGCTGGGAGGAAGAAGCCGATGTGGTGCTGGCGATCATCACCGCCATGGCCGCCCCGACCGAGCTGCTGG
Above is a genomic segment from Thiorhodovibrio litoralis containing:
- the traC gene encoding type IV secretion system protein TraC, which gives rise to MTHPARQFQGERAANLFSPLAFAPDCFLFHHDDQTLGYGFLCTPLAGADSSCAERLSVLLNQDWPAGTQMQVALWSTPDIDQALAVMLGLRLDLDEGVLREATQERAQFLRTGVSEPIIPGTDARVRDLRVFVGVKVPIAAMLPNAAEIAHTNEHRAETEQMLSTAGLRPQPLTAEHYVRLLGTLLNWGEEASWRHRIAPECDPTRILREQLLDYDHALEVDADGLTLGETRVQVLSCKRYPDQVHFGLAARYLGDPLSGTRGIRHNALVTLNLYFPDQERLRSRMKGQRQWATNTAYGPLAKFMPELVSRKQGFDALFAALDQGDRPVQCYLSLVLFSSPAEAAAVASNAITYWRELGFQLMRDRYFVLPLFLQALPFGMDRRAIRDMMRYRTLAARHAVTLLPVFGDWKGTPTPVVNLLSRSGQLMGLSLFDSTSNYNAVVAASSGAGKSFFTNELIASSLSAGARCWIVDVGRSYQKLCEALGGQFIAFNAASDICINPFELVQRWEEEADVVLAIITAMAAPTELLGDYRTAGLKRVLKQVWDALGPKMTVDAIADALLQEDDPRVQDIGRQLYAFTSQGEYGRFFNGTNSIRFTAPLVVLELEELKSRRHLQQVVLLQLIYQIQQAMYLGERGQQKLVVIDEAWDLLNQGDVGRFIESGYRRFRKYGGAAVTVTQSLADLYANPVGRAIAENSANTFLLAQPSQSIDQLAQEKRLPIPIQAAELLKTVHTVPGAYSEIFCLTTMGGGIGRLVVDPFRRLLYSTAPQDVAALESLRQQGLDVVGAIRRLLWERGHG